Proteins encoded by one window of Porphyromonas vaginalis:
- a CDS encoding dipeptidase, whose translation MANIKEYIAEHEGRFHEDLYGLVRIPSISAQSEHKADMQRAAEYLRDHLLSLGVQEAEVMPSEGNPIVFGHYKQPGATKTILVYGHYDVMPVEPLDLWESQPFEPEIRDGRIYARGANDDKGQIMIQLKGFETAKALGLVGVNVKFIFEGEEEIGSGSLSPFCREHKDLLAADVILVSDTTMLSEETPSITAGLRGLAYWQVEVTGPNRDLHSGHFGGAVANPINELCKIIAQIVDDKGRITVPGFYDKVLPLSDEERAMIRKAPFSEEAYCRALDIRETQGEEGYITLERNSCRPSFDVCGIWGGYQGEGAKTVLPSKAYAKLSCRLVANQDHEEISRLMKEYIEQIAPKSVHVEVTPMHGGAGYYCPLDLPAYQAAAQAVEKAYGVAPLAIRSGGSIPIIAAFEEILGLKTVLMGFGLEEDAIHSPNESFSVGVFRKGVEAVAEFYRLFN comes from the coding sequence ATGGCAAATATCAAAGAGTATATAGCGGAGCATGAGGGCCGCTTTCACGAGGACCTGTACGGTCTCGTGCGTATCCCATCGATCAGCGCACAGAGCGAGCACAAAGCTGACATGCAGCGTGCTGCCGAGTATCTGCGTGACCACCTGCTCTCACTAGGTGTGCAGGAGGCGGAGGTGATGCCTTCGGAGGGCAACCCCATCGTCTTCGGACACTACAAGCAGCCAGGAGCGACGAAGACGATCCTCGTCTACGGTCACTATGACGTGATGCCCGTGGAGCCTCTGGATCTATGGGAGAGCCAGCCGTTCGAACCTGAGATACGCGATGGCCGCATCTACGCTCGTGGCGCCAATGACGACAAGGGGCAGATTATGATCCAGCTCAAAGGCTTCGAGACCGCTAAGGCACTTGGCTTGGTCGGGGTCAATGTGAAGTTTATCTTCGAGGGTGAGGAGGAGATCGGCTCAGGGAGCTTGTCGCCTTTCTGCCGTGAGCACAAGGATCTGCTGGCAGCGGACGTGATTCTCGTCTCTGACACAACGATGCTGAGCGAGGAGACGCCGAGCATTACGGCGGGTCTGCGTGGTCTGGCTTACTGGCAGGTGGAGGTGACGGGTCCTAATAGGGATCTGCACTCGGGTCACTTTGGCGGCGCTGTCGCTAATCCAATCAATGAGCTGTGCAAGATCATTGCTCAGATCGTAGACGACAAGGGACGCATCACGGTACCTGGCTTCTACGACAAGGTGTTACCACTCTCCGATGAGGAGCGCGCGATGATTCGCAAGGCACCTTTCTCCGAGGAGGCTTACTGCCGTGCGCTGGACATCCGTGAGACGCAAGGCGAGGAGGGCTACATCACGCTAGAGCGCAATAGCTGTCGTCCTTCCTTTGACGTGTGCGGTATCTGGGGTGGTTATCAAGGCGAAGGTGCCAAGACGGTGCTCCCCTCGAAGGCTTATGCTAAGCTCTCTTGCCGTCTGGTTGCTAATCAGGATCATGAGGAGATCTCCCGCCTGATGAAGGAGTATATCGAGCAGATAGCACCTAAGTCTGTACATGTAGAGGTGACGCCGATGCACGGCGGTGCGGGCTACTACTGTCCGCTAGACCTCCCTGCTTACCAAGCAGCTGCTCAGGCGGTCGAGAAGGCTTACGGGGTGGCTCCGCTAGCGATACGCAGCGGCGGTAGCATTCCGATTATTGCTGCTTTTGAAGAAATTCTCGGACTCAAGACGGTACTGATGGGCTTTGGTCTAGAGGAGGATGCGATCCACTCGCCCAATGAGAGCTTTTCGGTGGGCGTCTTCCGCAAGGGTGTCGAGGCGGTAGCTGAGTTTTACCGACTATTTAACTAA
- a CDS encoding aminotransferase class I/II-fold pyridoxal phosphate-dependent enzyme encodes MSHFESHIKQILATLRDEQALRTLTPIEPLEDGRYRAPDDAHPQPLINLNSNDYLALHDATCHFAGETDLTNSLERLSAKEIGSTSSRLLSGDRAVMHQLEGLIAESLQHEAALLFNSGYHANVGILPALKLPGMVVLADKLIHASMIDGIRLSGLPFERFRHNDVTNLQRLIEKHHSSESCQHIIVLAESIYSMDGDLAPLEEFVGLKKRYPKVALYIDEAHAIGVRGAHGYGLCEELGLLPEIDLLVGTFGKALGSMGAYVACSEAVRTLLITRSRSLIYSTMLPPLIIQWILAVWQALPTLTQRRAHLAELQQLLTDELASLPEQLLPTPHSHIIPLLCGSRERARAVAQALHEEGYFIRPIMSPTVPVGSERLRISLTAGLTSSDVSRLCQVILAHLA; translated from the coding sequence ATGTCTCACTTCGAGTCACATATAAAGCAGATCCTCGCCACGCTACGGGACGAGCAGGCACTCCGCACACTAACCCCTATTGAGCCTCTAGAGGATGGTCGCTACAGAGCGCCCGATGACGCGCACCCACAACCACTCATCAACCTCAACAGCAACGACTACCTAGCTCTCCACGACGCTACCTGTCACTTTGCTGGGGAGACCGACCTGACCAACAGCCTAGAGAGGCTCTCAGCGAAGGAGATAGGCTCTACCTCTTCGCGTCTGCTCTCGGGAGATCGTGCGGTGATGCACCAGCTCGAGGGACTCATCGCTGAGTCGCTACAGCACGAGGCTGCTTTGCTCTTTAACAGTGGCTACCATGCTAACGTAGGCATCCTCCCAGCACTCAAACTCCCTGGCATGGTGGTGCTAGCAGACAAGCTGATCCACGCCAGTATGATCGACGGGATACGACTCTCAGGCTTGCCCTTCGAGCGCTTTCGCCACAACGATGTGACCAATCTCCAGCGTCTCATCGAGAAGCATCACAGCTCCGAGAGCTGCCAGCACATCATCGTCTTGGCCGAGAGCATCTACAGCATGGATGGTGATCTGGCTCCGCTAGAAGAGTTCGTGGGCCTCAAGAAGCGATACCCCAAGGTAGCACTCTATATAGACGAAGCGCACGCCATCGGCGTACGTGGAGCTCATGGCTATGGGCTGTGCGAAGAGCTGGGCTTACTTCCCGAGATCGATCTCCTTGTCGGCACCTTTGGCAAGGCTCTCGGATCTATGGGCGCTTATGTGGCTTGCTCTGAGGCGGTACGCACACTACTCATCACACGCTCCCGAAGCCTCATCTACTCGACCATGCTGCCCCCGCTCATCATTCAGTGGATACTAGCCGTCTGGCAAGCGCTCCCCACCCTCACACAGCGCAGAGCGCACCTAGCTGAGCTACAGCAACTACTGACCGACGAGCTGGCCTCACTCCCTGAGCAACTGCTACCCACTCCGCACAGCCACATCATACCACTCCTCTGCGGGAGTCGTGAGCGAGCCAGAGCCGTGGCGCAAGCTCTGCACGAGGAGGGTTACTTCATCCGCCCCATCATGTCTCCGACCGTACCTGTCGGCTCCGAGCGACTGAGGATCTCACTGACCGCTGGACTGACCTCGTCAGATGTCAGTCGGCTCTGCCAAGTCATCCTAGCACACCTTGCCTAG
- a CDS encoding methyltransferase domain-containing protein, with protein MTSLAHQFDRAAAHYNEAAEPQRLVIDRLVQLLEEHLPKAKRHFAHAFEMGTGSGLLTKRIDQLVEVDHWTLADLSPALLAQVPKLRDPHPELRVGDASELSLEGLGVDLFVSSSAIQWLADPCAYLARTIHELSARATVAVSTFGPDNLLELRQLTGQGLHYPSLANWHSTLQELGYSYEIHAEQLVIPFADPLAVLQHLRHTGTAQLPNAPQQIHTSRQLRDFTNKYIANFADESGRVTLTFHPVYVIINKQPII; from the coding sequence ATGACCTCTCTCGCCCATCAGTTCGACCGTGCAGCAGCCCATTACAACGAGGCAGCCGAGCCACAGCGACTCGTCATCGATCGGCTCGTGCAGCTACTTGAAGAGCATCTACCTAAGGCAAAGCGTCACTTTGCTCATGCCTTTGAGATGGGTACGGGCTCTGGTCTACTGACGAAGCGTATAGATCAGCTCGTAGAGGTCGACCATTGGACCCTCGCCGACCTATCCCCAGCACTCCTAGCTCAGGTTCCTAAACTGAGAGACCCGCACCCCGAGCTACGTGTGGGAGACGCTTCCGAGCTCTCTCTAGAGGGGCTCGGTGTCGATCTCTTTGTCTCCAGTAGCGCCATACAGTGGCTCGCCGACCCATGCGCCTACTTAGCGCGCACCATCCACGAGCTCTCAGCACGGGCTACCGTAGCCGTCAGCACCTTCGGCCCAGACAACCTCCTCGAGCTACGACAGCTCACAGGGCAAGGACTACACTACCCCTCGCTAGCCAACTGGCACAGCACGCTGCAGGAGCTTGGCTACTCCTACGAGATCCATGCGGAGCAACTCGTCATCCCCTTTGCCGATCCTCTAGCCGTATTACAACATCTGCGCCATACCGGCACAGCACAGCTACCCAATGCGCCGCAACAAATACACACATCGAGGCAGCTCAGAGACTTTACGAATAAATATATTGCTAACTTTGCAGACGAGTCAGGTCGAGTCACACTCACCTTTCACCCGGTCTATGTCATCATCAACAAACAACCTATAATATGA
- a CDS encoding purine nucleoside phosphorylase I, inosine and guanosine-specific → MDFQKYQQAADYIKSKIAAQPRVGIILGSGLGNLANEIANPTVIPYSEIPNFAHSTAIGHKGNFISGTLGGVPVVAMQGRFHYYEGYPMEVVTLPVRVMKLLGIEILIVSNAAGGINPNFHVGDLMIIRDHINMLPNPLIGPNDENFGVRFPDMTRAYDRELIALAETIAQEQKLALQKGVYVSLTGPSYETPAEYKYWQTVGADAVGMSTTPEVIVARHAGIRVFGMSVITNEGWHFEGDYTNDGDEVVAAANAASKRMGALIAELIARA, encoded by the coding sequence ATGGACTTTCAAAAATATCAGCAAGCAGCCGACTATATCAAGAGCAAGATAGCGGCACAGCCCCGCGTGGGCATCATACTAGGTAGCGGCCTGGGCAATCTAGCCAACGAGATCGCTAACCCGACCGTCATCCCATACAGCGAAATCCCCAACTTCGCACACTCGACCGCTATCGGGCACAAGGGTAACTTCATCTCTGGCACGCTGGGCGGTGTCCCCGTCGTGGCGATGCAGGGACGCTTTCACTACTACGAGGGCTACCCGATGGAGGTGGTCACGCTGCCAGTGCGGGTGATGAAGCTCCTCGGCATCGAGATCCTCATTGTCTCCAACGCTGCGGGCGGCATCAACCCGAACTTCCACGTGGGTGACCTGATGATCATCAGGGATCATATCAATATGTTGCCCAATCCGCTCATTGGTCCTAACGATGAGAACTTTGGGGTCCGCTTCCCCGATATGACGCGAGCTTACGATCGTGAACTGATTGCGCTCGCTGAGACCATCGCCCAGGAGCAAAAGCTGGCGCTCCAAAAGGGTGTCTACGTAAGCCTCACGGGTCCCTCCTACGAGACGCCCGCAGAGTATAAGTATTGGCAGACGGTCGGCGCTGATGCGGTCGGCATGAGCACGACGCCTGAGGTGATTGTGGCTCGCCATGCGGGTATCCGCGTCTTCGGCATGTCCGTCATCACCAATGAGGGGTGGCACTTCGAGGGAGACTACACGAACGATGGCGACGAGGTGGTCGCCGCCGCCAATGCCGCCTCCAAGCGTATGGGTGCCCTCATCGCAGAGCTCATAGCCCGTGCCTAA
- a CDS encoding amidohydrolase, producing MSSILIKESLIGGATQDLLIVDNRIDKIGTDLLPIDEDTIILDGRDKAVVPGLCNGHTHCAMTLFRGYGDDLPLQTWLEDYIWPVEAHMTEEDIYVGALLGCVEMIQSGTTCFLDMYTAPEATARAVLETGIRANLSYTLFDRGDAERAQLDRDNCYRYEQLFAELPERIGWSVGPHAIYTVSGEQLHFAKEFAEEHEIPIHLHLSETEREVKDCIAEHGTTPVRYLEQIDALSPRCIMAHSLWLDDEELDILARHGCTLVHNPASNMKLASGGRFRYEEMKERGIPVAIGTDGCSSSNDLDMYIAMRMASLLGKVWRYDPTAVCAPDIYRSATEVGYAMLGLKGGRIEEGYLADLCLIDLKAPSMVPCHNLTSNLVYAGSSTIVSTTIVDGAILMRDREIVGMERIIEMARRTAHDLLHRKG from the coding sequence ATGAGTAGTATACTAATTAAGGAGTCGCTCATCGGAGGGGCGACGCAAGATCTCTTGATCGTGGACAATCGTATCGACAAGATCGGTACGGACCTGCTCCCGATCGATGAAGATACGATCATCCTCGACGGCCGTGACAAGGCGGTCGTGCCAGGACTCTGCAACGGACACACACACTGTGCCATGACGCTCTTCAGGGGGTATGGCGATGACCTGCCGTTGCAGACGTGGCTGGAGGATTACATTTGGCCAGTGGAGGCACACATGACGGAGGAGGATATCTACGTCGGTGCTTTGCTCGGCTGTGTGGAGATGATCCAGAGCGGGACGACCTGCTTCCTCGACATGTACACAGCGCCTGAGGCGACCGCTCGTGCGGTGCTAGAGACAGGCATAAGAGCTAATCTGAGCTATACGCTCTTCGATCGTGGCGATGCCGAGCGGGCACAGCTTGATCGCGACAATTGCTATCGCTATGAGCAGCTCTTTGCAGAGCTCCCTGAGCGGATCGGATGGAGTGTGGGACCACACGCTATCTACACCGTTTCGGGTGAGCAGTTGCACTTTGCCAAGGAGTTTGCCGAGGAGCATGAGATCCCCATTCACCTGCACCTCTCCGAGACAGAGCGTGAGGTGAAGGATTGTATTGCCGAGCATGGCACGACGCCTGTCCGCTATCTGGAGCAGATCGATGCGCTCTCGCCACGCTGCATCATGGCGCACAGCTTATGGCTGGACGATGAGGAGCTAGACATCCTAGCACGTCACGGCTGTACACTGGTTCACAACCCGGCGAGCAATATGAAGCTGGCCAGTGGTGGGCGCTTCCGCTACGAGGAGATGAAGGAGCGGGGCATCCCTGTGGCTATTGGTACGGACGGCTGCTCCTCGAGCAACGACCTAGACATGTACATCGCTATGCGTATGGCTTCGCTCCTGGGCAAGGTGTGGCGCTACGACCCGACAGCGGTCTGCGCTCCCGACATCTACCGCTCGGCAACGGAGGTGGGCTACGCTATGCTGGGACTCAAGGGCGGACGCATCGAGGAGGGCTACCTAGCCGACCTTTGTCTCATAGACCTCAAGGCGCCGAGCATGGTGCCTTGTCACAATCTTACTTCTAATCTCGTCTACGCAGGCTCCTCGACGATCGTCTCGACGACTATCGTGGACGGAGCAATCCTCATGCGTGACCGTGAGATCGTCGGCATGGAGCGCATCATTGAGATGGCTCGTCGCACGGCTCACGACCTACTTCACCGTAAGGGGTAA
- a CDS encoding pimeloyl-ACP methyl esterase BioG family protein: MQYTFQRNSDQAPARQLIIYFCGWGMTPATVSHLTLPDQCDLLALYDYRSLELSNDLADLPWDSYQAVSIVAWSLGVWAAEQVVPHWSILPSARRLIAVAGSPYPMHDQWGIPRAIFIGTLEGLTDENRQRFNRRMCGGKRYKQLYDILSERATTELRDELQAVYDSLATSEEPETTPHTRLAWDLAIIGERDQIFPAKNLSTLWEAVHVPTLLLPDGYHYLFDLWHSWRELWTGIE, from the coding sequence ATGCAGTACACCTTCCAGCGAAACAGTGACCAGGCTCCCGCTCGCCAACTCATCATATACTTCTGCGGATGGGGCATGACGCCTGCCACGGTCTCACACCTGACCTTGCCTGACCAGTGCGACTTACTCGCACTGTACGACTATCGCTCCCTCGAGCTGAGCAACGATCTCGCAGACTTACCCTGGGACTCCTACCAGGCGGTCTCCATCGTAGCCTGGTCGCTAGGTGTCTGGGCTGCCGAGCAGGTTGTGCCGCACTGGTCTATACTACCCAGCGCACGGCGTCTGATAGCGGTCGCTGGCTCGCCCTACCCTATGCACGACCAGTGGGGTATACCCAGAGCGATCTTTATAGGAACGCTAGAAGGACTAACCGACGAAAACCGCCAGCGCTTCAACCGCCGTATGTGTGGCGGCAAGCGATACAAGCAGCTCTACGACATCCTCTCCGAGCGGGCCACCACAGAGCTTCGCGACGAACTGCAAGCGGTCTACGACAGTCTAGCCACTTCTGAAGAGCCCGAGACAACGCCCCACACTCGCCTAGCGTGGGATCTGGCGATCATCGGAGAGCGCGATCAGATCTTCCCTGCGAAAAACCTCTCCACGCTATGGGAGGCAGTCCATGTCCCCACCCTACTACTCCCCGACGGGTACCACTATCTCTTTGACCTATGGCACTCGTGGAGAGAGCTGTGGACAGGCATCGAGTAA
- a CDS encoding peptidase: MPNSIDDETIASQLATIRAALRTCMDGSVAQSMRDSGLDYRYNWGWTRGYLLELAAQYQPSRQLAEALRDTSVRELLILSTMLFPREELTEQDVAAFLEKATNVELQEQLAFNLLSYAPLAIRWAEEVVLSNATDESRLYVALLTIANYTKRQPDKPVPEKLTEALESYVSAEKLPMHCRRVAYDLLVTLEERTASNE; the protein is encoded by the coding sequence GTGCCTAACTCGATAGACGACGAGACGATCGCCTCACAGCTTGCCACCATACGTGCTGCGCTCCGCACATGCATGGACGGCTCTGTGGCGCAGTCGATGCGGGATTCGGGACTGGACTACCGCTACAACTGGGGCTGGACACGTGGCTATCTCCTAGAGCTTGCTGCGCAGTACCAGCCCTCCCGACAGCTTGCCGAGGCACTGCGGGACACCTCCGTGCGGGAGCTGCTGATCCTCTCCACGATGCTCTTCCCCCGTGAGGAACTTACGGAGCAAGACGTAGCGGCTTTCCTCGAGAAGGCAACCAATGTGGAGCTACAGGAGCAGCTCGCCTTTAACCTCCTATCATACGCGCCACTAGCCATTCGCTGGGCGGAGGAGGTTGTCTTAAGCAACGCTACAGATGAGTCGAGGCTCTACGTGGCGCTCCTGACCATCGCAAACTATACGAAGCGACAGCCTGACAAGCCTGTGCCTGAGAAACTGACGGAGGCTTTGGAGTCGTATGTTTCTGCCGAAAAGCTACCGATGCATTGTCGCCGTGTGGCGTATGATCTGCTGGTTACATTAGAAGAGCGCACTGCAAGCAATGAGTGA
- a CDS encoding glycosyltransferase: MSDAYFISEVSWEVANKVGGIYTVLSSRAGEMMHRHGAEQVLFVGPRLRPMEEMVDFRTKTFCTTLPSHISLLGVELPITQGYWLTPGGEAQTILVDYKPLVIVRDQLYYLMWQHYGIQSDLGYGDYDDSCLFALAAAATLLAVTPQLASPGSQPIAIYNEWITGMGLLYHHLQQPDLRSLFITHATTVGRSICSNGKDLYRYFTGYHGDQMASELHVEAKHALEKAAAHTATIFATVSEVTALECTQLLERTPVVLPNGFHALATSRFKTKARQRLIDAASRLYGKTFDPERTTLVATSGRYEYRNKGIDLIVASLESLLQQQAKLSSDLILYFFIPAWVAEPRADLAYLLSDTDPESGITPLQYPYLTHWLHNLREDTLAGRLGALLERGATAQHIYPIFVPTYLDGHDGILDLPYYDLLSALDLTLFPSYYEPWGYTPLESIAYGVPTVTTDLSGFGQAILELYGEPATDSLQHGVQVIPRRDHDDAFVTKALATILEQATAGLPKACYKQARQTASQALWAHYYNYYIEAYRQMMTLS, translated from the coding sequence ATGAGTGACGCATACTTTATCTCAGAGGTGTCGTGGGAGGTCGCCAACAAGGTGGGTGGCATCTACACCGTCCTCTCGTCACGAGCAGGCGAGATGATGCATCGCCACGGGGCGGAGCAAGTTCTTTTCGTCGGTCCTCGTCTTCGACCGATGGAGGAGATGGTAGACTTTCGCACGAAGACCTTTTGCACCACCCTGCCCAGTCACATCTCGCTACTGGGCGTGGAGCTACCGATCACGCAGGGCTACTGGCTCACGCCTGGGGGTGAAGCGCAAACGATCCTCGTGGACTACAAGCCGCTCGTCATAGTCCGTGATCAGCTCTACTACCTCATGTGGCAGCACTACGGCATCCAGTCGGACCTCGGTTATGGCGACTACGACGACTCCTGTCTCTTTGCCCTTGCAGCTGCCGCGACACTGCTCGCTGTGACTCCGCAGCTCGCATCGCCTGGGAGTCAGCCGATAGCTATTTATAATGAGTGGATCACCGGCATGGGCTTGCTCTATCATCACCTGCAGCAGCCTGACCTGCGCTCGCTCTTTATCACCCACGCTACGACCGTGGGGCGCTCTATCTGTAGCAATGGCAAGGATCTCTACCGCTACTTCACGGGCTATCACGGAGACCAGATGGCAAGCGAACTGCATGTCGAGGCGAAGCATGCGCTAGAGAAGGCGGCCGCCCATACCGCCACCATCTTTGCGACGGTCAGCGAGGTGACCGCTCTGGAGTGTACACAGCTTTTGGAGCGTACGCCGGTGGTCTTGCCGAATGGCTTCCACGCATTGGCCACAAGTCGCTTTAAGACGAAAGCTCGCCAGCGACTAATAGACGCGGCCAGCCGGCTTTATGGCAAAACCTTTGACCCTGAGCGCACGACGCTCGTCGCTACCTCAGGACGCTACGAGTATCGCAACAAAGGAATCGACCTCATCGTTGCCTCGCTCGAGAGCCTCCTCCAGCAGCAAGCGAAGCTTTCGTCTGACCTCATCCTTTACTTCTTCATTCCCGCTTGGGTTGCCGAGCCTAGAGCCGACCTCGCCTATCTGCTCAGTGATACCGACCCAGAGAGCGGTATCACCCCGTTACAGTATCCTTACTTAACGCATTGGCTACACAACTTGCGGGAGGACACCCTCGCCGGACGCCTCGGCGCACTCCTCGAGAGAGGAGCGACAGCGCAGCACATCTATCCGATCTTCGTGCCCACCTACCTCGATGGTCATGACGGCATCCTAGACCTTCCTTATTATGATCTGCTGAGTGCCCTCGATCTGACCCTTTTCCCCTCGTACTATGAGCCGTGGGGCTACACGCCGCTGGAGAGCATCGCCTATGGCGTACCGACGGTGACGACCGACTTGTCTGGCTTTGGGCAAGCGATCCTAGAGCTCTATGGCGAGCCTGCTACAGACAGCCTGCAGCACGGCGTGCAGGTCATCCCGCGTCGTGATCATGACGACGCCTTTGTGACAAAGGCACTGGCGACGATCCTAGAGCAAGCTACCGCAGGACTCCCGAAGGCGTGCTACAAGCAAGCTCGGCAGACAGCCTCCCAAGCACTTTGGGCACACTATTACAACTATTATATAGAGGCTTACCGTCAGATGATGACGCTGAGCTAG
- a CDS encoding TlpA disulfide reductase family protein, giving the protein MKRTLSLSSLLVVLGSLLVLSSCNRDKKTTLQLHGLEGNLSGLTAYLYDEADPKMPIDSIVIQDTVASLSLDNLQKGYLYLLSCEGTQLNAQFVYEGTSLDYNLSDGRVSGSPANDACNAFEQDIMVIMQADSIDRAAGQEIVRKYVAEQKDNPLVLRAMQYAMYLFDDLSEFQQPLEEMGENVKRLPSYTSLKELIQGMINTKAGKPFADFSGITTDGEQVKLSDYVGQGQYALVDFWASWCGPCRHEIPTLIQMHKKYKDKGLLVLGVGVWEDSHETHLQAVKELQIPYPQIYDEQNNHATSLYGIMGIPQIMLIGPDGVIMQRDLRGEQIDQILSEIYK; this is encoded by the coding sequence ATGAAACGAACTCTATCCCTCTCCTCTCTGCTGGTCGTACTAGGCTCGCTCTTAGTGCTAAGCAGCTGTAATCGCGACAAGAAGACGACGCTACAGCTCCACGGGCTCGAGGGCAATCTATCTGGTCTGACAGCTTATCTCTACGACGAGGCTGACCCTAAGATGCCGATCGACAGTATTGTCATCCAGGACACAGTCGCCAGCCTGTCTCTAGACAACCTGCAGAAAGGGTACCTCTACCTCCTCTCTTGTGAGGGTACGCAGCTCAACGCTCAGTTTGTCTACGAGGGGACCTCTCTAGACTACAACCTCAGCGATGGACGAGTCAGTGGCTCTCCCGCCAACGATGCGTGCAACGCCTTCGAGCAAGACATTATGGTCATCATGCAGGCCGACTCTATCGATCGGGCTGCTGGTCAGGAGATAGTCCGTAAGTATGTTGCAGAGCAAAAAGACAACCCCCTCGTACTACGTGCTATGCAGTATGCTATGTACCTCTTTGACGACCTCTCTGAGTTTCAACAGCCTCTTGAGGAGATGGGCGAAAACGTCAAGCGACTCCCAAGCTATACCTCGCTAAAAGAGCTGATCCAAGGGATGATCAATACGAAAGCCGGCAAGCCCTTTGCAGACTTTTCGGGCATCACCACAGATGGTGAGCAGGTCAAGCTTTCAGACTACGTCGGTCAGGGGCAGTATGCGCTCGTTGACTTCTGGGCCTCTTGGTGTGGTCCTTGCCGTCACGAGATACCCACGCTCATCCAGATGCACAAGAAGTACAAGGACAAGGGTCTGCTCGTACTCGGTGTCGGTGTATGGGAGGATAGCCACGAGACCCATCTACAGGCTGTCAAGGAGCTACAGATCCCCTACCCACAGATCTACGATGAGCAAAACAATCACGCTACCTCACTGTACGGCATCATGGGTATCCCTCAGATTATGCTCATAGGGCCTGACGGAGTCATTATGCAGCGCGATCTTCGCGGAGAGCAGATCGATCAGATACTCAGCGAGATATACAAGTAG
- a CDS encoding murein L,D-transpeptidase catalytic domain family protein yields MHTLHSSSLRWLIILMILVPSYVAGSDVSLWDIPPTGHRVTVVPTSAERQQINQLYQQMGLEGRLSFEAFSLGVRGYNQISNKHRSRLTIVDFSKPSTQERMFVIDMEQGKLLYATLCAHGRGSGENYATSFSNQPNSHQSSLGFYLTNETYSGSNGYSLRLDGLERGYNDQARARAIVVHGAAYVNDQIIRQGRLGRSYGCPAVPRALARPIIDAIKGGSVLYIYANRPDYLAQSMVPRSEKEPAIADQDSRTQLIN; encoded by the coding sequence ATGCATACGCTTCACAGCTCTTCACTTAGATGGTTGATAATCTTGATGATACTCGTGCCTAGCTACGTAGCTGGGTCTGATGTCTCGCTGTGGGACATACCGCCTACGGGACACCGTGTGACGGTCGTACCTACCTCTGCAGAGCGACAGCAGATCAATCAGCTCTACCAGCAGATGGGACTGGAGGGGAGGCTCTCGTTTGAGGCTTTTAGTCTTGGCGTGCGGGGATACAATCAGATCTCAAACAAGCATCGCTCACGGCTCACCATTGTGGACTTCTCCAAGCCCTCGACTCAGGAGCGTATGTTTGTCATCGATATGGAGCAGGGTAAGCTCCTCTACGCTACGCTCTGTGCGCATGGACGTGGTAGCGGGGAGAACTACGCTACCTCTTTTTCCAATCAACCGAACTCTCATCAGAGCTCTCTGGGCTTCTACCTAACCAATGAGACTTACAGCGGGAGCAACGGCTACTCGCTACGTCTTGACGGGCTGGAGCGTGGGTACAACGATCAGGCACGGGCTCGTGCTATCGTCGTACATGGTGCCGCTTATGTCAATGATCAGATCATCCGACAGGGACGTCTCGGGCGTAGCTACGGTTGCCCCGCAGTGCCTCGTGCACTGGCGCGTCCGATCATCGATGCGATCAAGGGGGGCAGCGTCCTATACATCTACGCCAATCGTCCTGACTACCTCGCCCAGAGCATGGTGCCACGCTCCGAGAAGGAGCCTGCCATCGCCGATCAGGATAGTCGCACGCAGCTGATCAACTAG